The Novibacillus thermophilus genome segment TGGCCTCGTTAGTAGATCCGATGATCAAATTCTTGTTGCCGTTGCTCATCGGGTATACTGGAGGAAAGATCGTTCACGACGTCCGCGGAGGGGTTGTTGGAGCGACCGCCACGATGGGGGTCGTCGTCGGTGCGGACATCCCGATGTTTATCGGGGCCATGATCATGGGACCGTTAGGTGGATACGCGATCAAGAAAGTCGACCAACTGTTAGCTGGGAAGATTCGGACAGGATTTGAAATGATCGTGAACAACTTTTCGGCCGGCATTCTTGCCGGATTGTTAACCATCTTCGCTTTTTGGGGAATAGGACCCGTCGTGAGGGGGGTAAGCAGCTTTCTGGCTTCTGGAGTGGATGTGATGATCGGCGTTGGCCTCTTGCCATTGGTGAGTTTACTCATCGAACCGGGGAAAGTGTTGTTTTTAAACAATGCCATTAACCACGGCATCTTAAGCCCGATTGGCGTCGAACAAGCGGCAGAGTTTGGAAAATCCATTCTGTTTTTACTCGAAACGAATCCCGGACCCGGCCTGGGCATCTTGCTCGCGTTTTTGTTCTTCGGCCGGGGAACGGCGAAACAATCTTCATCCGGTGCCGCCGTCATCCACTTCCTCGGGGGAATTCACGAAATTTACTTTCCGTACATTTTAATGAGACCGCTGCTGATTGTAGCGGCGATCGCGGGCGGGATGAGCGGTGTATTCACATTTTCACTCTTCAATGCAGGACTTGCCGCGGTACCGTCACCGGGAAGTATATTTGCATTGCTTGCCATGACTCCCCGGGGAAATTACTTGGGGGTCATCGTAGGGGTTGTCGTGGCAACGGCGATATCGTTTATCATCGCGTCAATCATTCTCAAAACTGCCGAATCCGAGGAGGAAGATTTGAAAAGCGCGAGTGAAAAAATGCAAACGATGAAAGGGAAGAAGAGCCGTGCCGCTGAGGTGTTAGCATCGGTAAAAGGACCGACAAACAAAGTCGTCTTCGCCTGTGATGCAGGGATGGGTTCGAGCGCGATGGCCGCTTCGACGTTCAGGAACAAAGTAAAGGAAGCTGATCTGGACACTGTGGAAGTAGCGAATACGTCGATCAACAACTTGCCGGATGATGCCGATGTGATTATTACCCACCGAGACTTGACTGAGCGGGCGAAGGAGATAAGGCCGGATGCCGAACAC includes the following:
- a CDS encoding PTS mannitol transporter subunit IICB, with the translated sequence MSQQEGGTLRTKVQRLGSHLSGMIMPNIGAFIAWGLITMLFIPTGWIPNEQLASLVDPMIKFLLPLLIGYTGGKIVHDVRGGVVGATATMGVVVGADIPMFIGAMIMGPLGGYAIKKVDQLLAGKIRTGFEMIVNNFSAGILAGLLTIFAFWGIGPVVRGVSSFLASGVDVMIGVGLLPLVSLLIEPGKVLFLNNAINHGILSPIGVEQAAEFGKSILFLLETNPGPGLGILLAFLFFGRGTAKQSSSGAAVIHFLGGIHEIYFPYILMRPLLIVAAIAGGMSGVFTFSLFNAGLAAVPSPGSIFALLAMTPRGNYLGVIVGVVVATAISFIIASIILKTAESEEEDLKSASEKMQTMKGKKSRAAEVLASVKGPTNKVVFACDAGMGSSAMAASTFRNKVKEADLDTVEVANTSINNLPDDADVIITHRDLTERAKEIRPDAEHISVENFLNSPEYEELLTRLKQQQR